In the Chlorobium limicola DSM 245 genome, one interval contains:
- a CDS encoding choice-of-anchor I family protein: MALRAFNENNYLQALLSHLQSSGSGEMKISVISDPHYFAPSLGTTGEAFEAYLAADRKMIAESDAILQSALDIVESENPDILLVAGDLTKDGEKISHQAFADYLSELESTGVRVYVIPGNHDVNNPDAMRYDGATATPVESVSPEEFQEIYQDFGYGEAIYQDPNSLSYIAAPSENLWILGIDSCEYDQNTTSPETSGSLSDETKAWILEKLAEAKLKGITVIGMMHHNLAEHYTLQADLFPEYVITDDTSDGTSLAQELADAGLSMIFTGHYHANDINNVTDSGMYEVETGSLVTWPSPVRTLTIDGNGTVEVTSTSVTEIDYDLGGAASFEEYATDYLVSGLEQLAVYYLVSAFGVTPAAAAQVAPLFAAAMAAHYMGDEQPDAVTLGTIQAMAVSGDPMQVMLAGALQSLWTDSPTADNNATLSFPDFWADKTVEDLREILADDYGLTPQQHYELYGEAMAINPNYPVLNASVDGLGNVVTIYFEEVLDTTSIPDLSQFTVLNGDEAQTITALQVVNNQVILTCASPLDTSEEVSVSYTGVADTLQSADGQDVLSLENIEITNYLSLTGSESESFAFATTIAMDYGAEISAFDAASGRIFVTSPQNGLQVLGIDDQLQLTKLGTIDLGSNDVNSVAVKDGIVAVAVAAENKTDAGTVWFLDADGTIGDPAMILGSVTVGALPDMLTFSADGKTVLVANEGEMAEDGTNPEGSVSIIDLSNGVAGATVRTASFADFNDRIDELKAAGVRLFAGESGFESTTVAQDLEPEYISISPDGSTAFVTLQENNAIAILDIETGTFSDIVPLGQKSFLGLPFDGSDKDGGYLPGTDLPVYGQYMPDAIASFTGVDGETYYVIANEGDDRDDFIKPDETAKVSKLNLDDTEFPDEAELKTDAEIGVLKVSNASGNNGDTDGDGDIDQLLSYGARSFSIINSEGVLVFDSGSHMEQFAAANDILDDGRSDAKGVEPEGITIGVVGDRTLAFVTLERGEGGVMVYDVTNPAEVSFVQYLGNSGDISPEGVLFVSADDSPSGRELLIVSNETSNSVTLYQENDAPTVGEEIEDVVMSEDSKLEYVVMSDSFADADAGDSLTYTATLADGSPLPEWLQFDASHHDLDTMEQYFLPGGNPDNATGVGAATDSASAGTAIATGVKTVDGNVAWERDDNASGEIETIAETLRDDLGYAIGVASTVPFSHATPATFVSHDVSRNNYWDIAHEILFETQPDVVIGGGLENSNFAKATTNAAKLDADVDNNGYNDDYDAFINGTDGTDYVYVDRESGVDGGDALKAAAAEVDLSAGEKLFGLFGTSGGNFEYYEVADTPGTATITRSTGDSTPTVDEDPTLAEVTNASLSVLNQDEDGFFIMIEQGDIDWTNHANDYENMVGGVYDLEEAVKAAETFVESGSNGISWENTLIIVTSDHSNSYLRSQEELGIGDLPTQNGKSYPDGEVTYGTGGHTNELVSIYARGAGSELFEEAAGDIYAGTEIIDNTQIYDVMMQAAKEAGAEHVILFIGDGMNIEHEIAGSRYLYGEDYGLAWQDWSEEEDGWSGYVSTWDVTAYNSYAKAAGVAAYSEATFDPLIGYDPSQGGETPYPVAMTFSGTPDNGDVGTLDIVVTATDESGASVSQTFSITVDNANDAPTVEETIGDVTVKEDATLEYTIPADAFADSDAGDSLTYGAKLANGSALPEWLQFSTSEESMTFSGTPDNGDVGTLDIVVTATDESGASVSQTFSIIVDNVNDAPTVGEEIEDVVVSEDTKLEYVVMSDSFADADAGDSLTYTATLADGSPLPEWLQFDASHHDLDTMEQYFLPGGNPDNATGVGAATDSASAGTAIATGVKTVDGNVAWERDDNASGEIETIAETLRDDLGYAIGVASTVPFSHATPATFVSHDVSRNNYWDIAHEILFETQPDVVIGGGLENSNFAKATTNAAKLDADVDNNGYNDDYDAFVNGTDGTDYVYVDRESGVDGGDALKAAAAEVDLSAGEKLFGLFGTSGGNFEYYEVADTPGTATITRSTGDSTPTVDEDPTLAEVTNASLSVLNQDEDGFFIMIEQGDIDWSNHANDYENMVGGVYDLEEAVKAAETFVESGSNGISWENTLIIVTSDHSNSYLRSQEELGIGDLPAQNGKSYPDGEVTYGTGGHTNELVSIYARGAGSELFEEAAGDIYAGTEIIDNTQIYDVMMQAAKEAGAEHVILFIGDGMNIEHEIAGSRYLYGEDYGLAWQDWSEEEDGWSGYVSTWDVTAYNSYAKAAGVAAYSEATFDPLIGYNPETGGETPYPVAMTFSGTPDNGDVGTLDIVVTATDESGASVSQTFSITVDNANDAPTVENPVQDMVLAAGEKLEYAVAATFADEDAGDSLTYTATLADGSSLPAWMQYSASKLSGTPTKADTGIYELLLTATDLAGLSVSDLFTLTVTSKDFGETTGNDNLSGSRTDDVIYGDAGNDSIAGNDGDDTLIGGVGNDTMQGGRGDDTYYVDSEGDVVRESSSSFGGFFSFFGNRSGGIDTVKSKVDWQLGTGIENLELLGSDDLDGTGNVLDNELVGNEGDNMLEGLFGNDSLIGNGGDDILDGGWGNDLLFGGEGADLLTGGSGRDIFRYTNASESGFTAETMDIISDFTSRQDRLDLSGMDANSSLSGDQSFSRVILGSSGTFTSAGQLRFDSAEGILYGNTDGDADAEFAIQLSGVNSLRATDVML, translated from the coding sequence ATGGCATTACGTGCTTTCAATGAAAATAATTACCTGCAGGCACTGCTCTCGCATCTGCAATCGTCGGGATCGGGTGAAATGAAGATCTCGGTCATTTCAGACCCGCACTATTTTGCCCCATCGTTAGGCACGACAGGAGAGGCGTTCGAAGCCTATCTGGCGGCCGACAGGAAAATGATTGCCGAAAGCGATGCGATCCTGCAATCGGCTCTCGATATCGTCGAGTCGGAGAACCCCGATATCCTTCTGGTTGCGGGTGACTTGACCAAGGATGGCGAAAAAATAAGTCACCAGGCATTTGCCGACTACCTTTCGGAACTTGAAAGCACCGGTGTCAGGGTGTACGTTATTCCCGGCAATCATGATGTGAATAACCCGGATGCCATGCGTTACGACGGAGCAACCGCAACGCCGGTCGAGTCGGTCAGCCCCGAAGAGTTCCAGGAGATCTACCAGGATTTCGGTTATGGAGAAGCCATTTACCAGGATCCGAATTCGCTCTCCTATATAGCAGCCCCTTCGGAAAATCTCTGGATTCTCGGAATAGACAGTTGTGAATACGACCAGAATACCACCAGCCCCGAAACTTCCGGAAGTCTGAGTGACGAAACCAAAGCATGGATTCTCGAAAAGCTTGCTGAAGCCAAACTCAAGGGCATCACCGTTATCGGTATGATGCACCACAATCTTGCGGAGCACTACACCCTCCAGGCCGATCTATTCCCTGAATATGTCATTACGGACGATACTTCCGATGGAACAAGCCTTGCGCAGGAACTGGCAGATGCCGGTCTTTCCATGATCTTTACCGGCCACTACCACGCCAACGACATCAATAACGTGACCGACAGCGGCATGTACGAGGTCGAAACAGGTTCGCTGGTCACCTGGCCGAGTCCGGTTCGCACCCTTACCATCGATGGAAACGGAACCGTCGAAGTTACGTCAACGTCGGTCACGGAGATCGATTACGACCTCGGTGGAGCCGCTTCCTTCGAAGAGTACGCTACTGACTACCTCGTCAGCGGCCTTGAACAACTTGCAGTATATTACCTGGTTTCCGCATTTGGTGTTACTCCGGCAGCCGCGGCTCAGGTTGCCCCGTTGTTTGCCGCGGCCATGGCAGCTCATTACATGGGCGATGAACAGCCCGATGCGGTAACGCTTGGTACCATTCAGGCCATGGCAGTATCGGGTGATCCCATGCAGGTCATGCTTGCCGGCGCCCTGCAGTCGCTCTGGACGGACAGCCCGACAGCCGACAACAATGCCACTCTTTCCTTTCCGGATTTCTGGGCGGATAAAACCGTCGAGGATCTCAGGGAAATCCTCGCAGATGATTACGGCCTTACCCCACAACAACATTATGAACTCTACGGAGAAGCAATGGCAATAAATCCAAACTATCCGGTGCTCAATGCAAGCGTTGATGGCCTCGGCAACGTCGTGACCATCTATTTCGAAGAGGTGCTCGATACGACGAGCATTCCTGACCTCAGCCAGTTCACCGTTCTCAACGGCGATGAAGCACAGACAATCACCGCTCTGCAGGTGGTCAACAACCAGGTAATCCTGACCTGCGCATCTCCCCTTGATACATCTGAAGAGGTTTCGGTTTCGTATACCGGCGTCGCCGATACCTTGCAGAGCGCCGATGGCCAGGATGTTCTCTCCCTGGAGAATATCGAGATTACCAATTATCTGTCACTGACTGGTTCGGAAAGCGAATCGTTTGCTTTCGCAACCACGATAGCCATGGATTATGGCGCCGAAATTTCAGCGTTCGATGCTGCGAGCGGCCGGATTTTCGTCACCTCCCCGCAAAACGGACTGCAGGTTCTGGGTATCGACGACCAACTGCAGCTGACCAAACTCGGCACCATCGATCTCGGCAGCAACGATGTCAACAGCGTCGCTGTCAAGGACGGTATCGTTGCCGTTGCGGTTGCCGCAGAGAACAAAACCGATGCAGGAACGGTCTGGTTCCTCGATGCAGACGGCACCATCGGCGATCCCGCGATGATTCTCGGAAGCGTTACGGTCGGCGCTCTTCCCGACATGCTCACCTTCAGCGCCGACGGCAAGACGGTGCTTGTTGCCAACGAAGGGGAAATGGCAGAAGACGGAACAAATCCGGAAGGTTCTGTCAGCATCATCGACCTGTCGAACGGCGTTGCAGGTGCGACCGTGAGAACCGCATCATTCGCGGATTTCAACGACAGGATCGACGAACTCAAAGCTGCCGGCGTCAGGCTTTTTGCCGGAGAATCCGGATTCGAAAGCACCACAGTCGCACAGGATCTCGAACCCGAGTACATCAGCATCTCTCCTGATGGATCGACCGCATTCGTCACCCTTCAGGAAAACAACGCCATCGCCATTCTCGACATCGAAACAGGCACCTTCAGCGACATCGTTCCGCTCGGACAGAAGAGCTTCCTCGGCCTGCCTTTCGACGGCAGCGACAAGGATGGCGGGTATCTTCCCGGGACAGACCTGCCGGTATATGGCCAGTACATGCCCGATGCCATTGCTTCGTTCACTGGCGTCGACGGCGAAACCTACTACGTGATCGCCAACGAGGGCGACGATCGTGACGATTTCATCAAGCCGGATGAAACTGCCAAGGTTTCCAAACTGAATCTTGATGATACGGAGTTTCCCGATGAAGCCGAGCTTAAAACCGACGCTGAAATCGGAGTATTGAAGGTATCGAATGCTTCGGGCAACAACGGCGATACGGATGGTGACGGCGATATCGACCAGCTGCTTTCCTACGGAGCCCGTTCCTTCAGTATTATCAATTCGGAAGGCGTTCTCGTCTTCGACAGCGGATCGCACATGGAGCAGTTCGCTGCGGCCAACGACATTCTCGATGACGGACGTTCCGATGCAAAAGGGGTTGAGCCGGAAGGCATTACCATCGGCGTCGTCGGCGACCGGACGCTCGCCTTCGTGACTCTCGAACGCGGTGAAGGCGGGGTTATGGTTTACGACGTCACCAATCCCGCTGAGGTCAGCTTTGTGCAGTATCTCGGCAACTCAGGCGACATAAGCCCCGAAGGAGTGCTTTTCGTTTCAGCCGACGACAGCCCGAGCGGACGCGAACTGCTCATCGTCAGCAACGAAACATCCAACAGCGTTACTCTTTACCAGGAAAACGACGCGCCGACGGTTGGCGAGGAGATCGAAGACGTTGTGATGTCGGAAGACTCGAAGCTGGAATATGTGGTGATGTCCGATTCGTTTGCCGATGCCGATGCGGGCGACAGCCTGACATATACGGCGACGCTTGCGGACGGATCTCCGCTGCCGGAGTGGCTGCAGTTCGACGCATCGCACCACGACCTCGATACGATGGAACAGTACTTTCTGCCCGGCGGCAATCCCGATAACGCGACGGGTGTCGGTGCCGCTACGGACTCGGCATCTGCAGGTACGGCAATTGCCACCGGCGTGAAAACCGTCGATGGCAATGTCGCCTGGGAACGGGACGACAACGCCTCGGGCGAGATCGAAACCATAGCCGAAACGCTCAGGGACGATCTGGGTTACGCCATCGGCGTCGCCAGCACCGTTCCGTTCTCGCACGCCACGCCGGCCACCTTCGTGAGCCATGACGTCAGCCGCAACAACTACTGGGACATCGCGCACGAGATCCTGTTCGAAACGCAGCCCGACGTGGTGATCGGCGGCGGTCTTGAGAACAGCAACTTCGCCAAAGCTACCACGAACGCGGCGAAACTCGATGCCGATGTCGACAACAACGGCTACAACGACGACTACGACGCGTTCATCAATGGCACCGACGGAACGGATTACGTATATGTTGATCGTGAAAGCGGCGTCGATGGCGGCGATGCGCTTAAGGCGGCGGCAGCGGAAGTCGATCTTTCGGCAGGCGAAAAGCTCTTCGGGCTGTTCGGCACATCAGGCGGCAACTTCGAATACTACGAAGTGGCCGATACGCCAGGAACGGCAACCATCACGCGCAGCACGGGCGACAGCACGCCGACGGTGGACGAAGACCCGACGCTTGCCGAAGTGACCAACGCATCGCTCTCGGTGCTGAACCAGGACGAGGACGGCTTCTTCATCATGATCGAGCAGGGCGATATCGACTGGACCAACCACGCCAACGACTACGAGAACATGGTAGGCGGCGTCTATGACCTCGAAGAAGCGGTCAAGGCGGCCGAAACGTTCGTCGAAAGCGGATCGAACGGCATCAGTTGGGAAAACACGCTCATCATCGTCACGAGCGATCACTCGAACAGCTACCTCCGCTCGCAGGAAGAGCTTGGCATCGGCGACCTGCCGACACAGAACGGCAAGAGCTATCCCGACGGCGAAGTAACCTACGGAACCGGCGGTCATACCAACGAGCTGGTGAGCATCTATGCCCGAGGTGCCGGATCGGAACTGTTCGAAGAGGCCGCCGGCGACATCTACGCAGGCACGGAGATCATCGACAATACACAGATATACGACGTGATGATGCAGGCCGCCAAAGAAGCCGGAGCCGAGCACGTGATCCTCTTTATCGGCGACGGCATGAACATCGAGCACGAAATCGCCGGAAGCCGCTACCTCTACGGCGAAGATTACGGGCTTGCCTGGCAGGACTGGAGCGAAGAGGAAGACGGCTGGTCGGGTTACGTGAGCACCTGGGACGTGACGGCATACAACAGCTATGCAAAAGCCGCCGGGGTAGCGGCATACAGCGAAGCGACCTTCGATCCGCTCATCGGCTACGATCCGTCACAGGGTGGCGAAACGCCCTACCCGGTAGCGATGACCTTCAGCGGCACGCCGGACAACGGTGACGTCGGCACGCTTGACATCGTGGTTACGGCCACGGACGAGAGCGGCGCATCGGTCAGCCAGACCTTCTCCATCACGGTTGACAATGCCAACGACGCGCCGACGGTGGAAGAGACGATCGGGGACGTAACGGTGAAAGAAGACGCAACACTCGAATACACGATACCTGCCGACGCATTTGCCGATAGTGATGCAGGCGACAGCCTGACTTACGGAGCGAAGCTGGCAAATGGTTCGGCATTGCCGGAATGGCTGCAGTTCAGTACATCCGAGGAGTCGATGACCTTCAGCGGCACTCCGGATAACGGTGATGTCGGCACGCTTGATATCGTGGTTACGGCCACAGACGAGAGCGGCGCATCGGTCAGCCAGACCTTCTCCATCATTGTTGACAATGTCAACGACGCGCCGACGGTGGGCGAGGAGATCGAAGACGTTGTGGTGTCGGAAGACACGAAGCTGGAATATGTGGTGATGTCCGATTCGTTTGCCGATGCCGATGCGGGCGACAGCCTGACATATACGGCGACGCTTGCGGACGGATCTCCGCTGCCGGAGTGGCTGCAGTTCGACGCATCGCACCACGACCTCGATACGATGGAACAGTACTTTCTGCCCGGCGGCAATCCCGATAACGCGACGGGTGTCGGTGCCGCTACGGACTCGGCATCTGCAGGTACGGCAATTGCAACCGGCGTGAAAACCGTCGATGGCAATGTCGCCTGGGAACGGGACGACAACGCCTCGGGCGAGATCGAAACCATAGCCGAAACGCTCAGGGACGATCTGGGTTACGCCATCGGCGTCGCCAGCACCGTTCCGTTCTCGCACGCCACGCCGGCCACCTTCGTGAGCCATGACGTCAGCCGCAACAACTACTGGGACATCGCGCACGAGATCCTGTTCGAAACGCAGCCCGACGTGGTGATCGGCGGCGGTCTTGAGAACAGCAACTTCGCCAAAGCTACCACGAACGCGGCGAAACTCGATGCCGATGTCGACAACAACGGCTACAACGACGACTACGACGCGTTCGTCAATGGCACCGACGGAACGGATTACGTATATGTTGATCGAGAAAGCGGCGTCGATGGCGGCGATGCGCTTAAGGCGGCGGCAGCGGAAGTCGATCTTTCGGCAGGCGAAAAGCTCTTCGGGCTGTTCGGCACATCAGGCGGCAACTTCGAATACTACGAAGTGGCCGATACGCCCGGAACGGCAACCATCACGCGCAGCACGGGCGACAGCACGCCGACGGTGGACGAAGACCCGACGCTTGCCGAAGTGACCAACGCATCGCTCTCGGTGCTGAACCAGGACGAGGACGGCTTCTTCATCATGATCGAGCAGGGAGATATCGACTGGAGCAACCACGCCAACGACTACGAGAACATGGTAGGCGGCGTCTACGACCTCGAAGAAGCGGTCAAGGCGGCTGAAACGTTCGTCGAAAGCGGATCGAACGGCATCAGTTGGGAAAACACGCTCATCATCGTCACGAGCGATCACTCGAACAGCTACCTCCGCTCGCAGGAAGAGCTTGGCATCGGCGACCTGCCGGCACAGAACGGCAAGAGCTATCCCGACGGCGAAGTGACCTACGGTACCGGCGGTCATACCAACGAGCTGGTGAGCATCTATGCCCGAGGCGCCGGATCGGAACTGTTCGAAGAGGCCGCCGGCGACATCTACGCAGGCACGGAGATCATCGACAATACACAGATATACGACGTGATGATGCAGGCCGCCAAAGAAGCCGGAGCCGAGCACGTGATCCTCTTTATCGGCGACGGCATGAACATCGAGCACGAAATCGCCGGAAGCCGCTACCTCTACGGCGAAGATTACGGGCTTGCCTGGCAGGACTGGAGCGAAGAGGAAGACGGCTGGTCGGGTTACGTGAGCACCTGGGACGTGACGGCATACAACAGCTATGCAAAAGCCGCCGGGGTAGCGGCATACAGCGAAGCGACCTTCGATCCTCTGATCGGTTACAATCCGGAAACGGGAGGCGAAACGCCGTACCCGGTAGCGATGACCTTCAGCGGCACGCCGGACAACGGTGACGTCGGCACGCTTGACATCGTGGTTACGGCCACAGACGAGAGCGGCGCATCGGTCAGCCAGACCTTCTCCATCACGGTTGACAATGCCAACGACGCGCCGACGGTGGAAAACCCGGTTCAGGATATGGTTCTGGCTGCAGGCGAAAAACTGGAGTACGCGGTGGCCGCTACATTTGCCGATGAAGATGCGGGGGACAGCCTGACATATACGGCGACGCTTGCCGACGGCTCTTCGCTGCCTGCCTGGATGCAGTACAGCGCTTCAAAGCTGAGCGGAACGCCGACGAAAGCCGATACAGGTATCTATGAGCTCCTGTTAACCGCTACGGATCTGGCCGGCTTATCGGTTTCGGACCTCTTTACCCTGACCGTGACCAGCAAGGATTTCGGTGAAACAACAGGTAATGACAACCTGTCCGGAAGCAGGACGGATGACGTGATCTATGGCGACGCAGGCAACGACAGCATTGCCGGCAACGATGGCGACGACACCCTCATCGGTGGTGTCGGTAACGATACCATGCAGGGCGGCAGAGGCGACGATACCTACTATGTGGACAGCGAAGGGGACGTCGTCCGGGAAAGCAGTTCCAGTTTCGGAGGGTTTTTCAGTTTCTTCGGGAACCGTTCTGGCGGAATTGACACCGTGAAGTCGAAAGTCGACTGGCAGCTTGGTACGGGTATCGAAAACCTCGAACTTCTGGGATCGGACGATCTCGACGGGACAGGTAACGTTCTTGACAACGAACTTGTCGGCAACGAGGGTGATAACATGCTCGAAGGACTTTTCGGTAACGATAGCCTTATCGGCAACGGCGGCGACGATATTCTCGATGGCGGATGGGGCAACGACCTGCTGTTCGGTGGTGAGGGTGCCGACCTGCTCACCGGTGGAAGCGGCAGGGATATTTTCCGCTATACGAACGCAAGCGAAAGCGGTTTTACTGCTGAAACGATGGATATCATCAGCGACTTCACCTCCCGTCAGGATAGGCTCGATCTATCCGGTATGGATGCGAACTCCTCCCTGTCTGGCGACCAGTCGTTCAGCCGCGTCATTCTGGGCAGTTCCGGCACGTTCACCTCTGCAGGCCAGCTTCGGTTCGACAGCGCCGAAGGTATCCTGTACGGCAACACCGACGGCGATGCCGATGCGGAGTTCGCCATTCAGCTTTCGGGCGTGAACTCGCTGAGAGCAACGGATGTGATGCTGTAA
- a CDS encoding class I SAM-dependent methyltransferase: protein MNLHHDVRMHLLNLLDRPADETRLNQALRLLSKWRSVLIRNRLLLQQGTVVMEGILEGLDFLTDSAEGCHIAKLLGCYEQPLQPYLEAAIHTGYDTVINIGCAEGYYAVGMARKMQGTRILAYDLNPKARKVCAELAKKNGVADRIEIGSMFRPEDFAACADRHILVLCDIEGAEKDLLDPSVAPALQGMDIIVESHECLVKGITRLLIERFSHSHTITTVEDSGQRRLSKAPPWFNNLAHLDQLLAVWEWRSGPTPWLVMKAASRHPER, encoded by the coding sequence ATGAACCTGCACCATGACGTCCGGATGCATCTGCTGAACCTGCTCGACCGTCCGGCAGATGAGACCCGGCTGAACCAGGCCCTCCGTCTGCTGTCGAAATGGAGAAGCGTACTGATCAGAAACCGGTTGCTGCTGCAACAGGGAACCGTTGTCATGGAAGGGATTCTCGAAGGATTGGATTTTCTCACGGACTCTGCCGAGGGATGCCATATCGCGAAGCTGCTCGGTTGTTATGAACAGCCGCTTCAACCCTATCTGGAAGCGGCGATACATACCGGGTACGATACCGTCATCAATATCGGCTGTGCTGAAGGCTATTATGCTGTGGGCATGGCAAGAAAAATGCAGGGAACCCGAATCCTTGCTTACGACCTGAACCCCAAAGCCCGGAAAGTCTGTGCCGAACTCGCCAAAAAAAACGGCGTCGCCGACCGGATCGAGATCGGCTCGATGTTCAGGCCCGAAGATTTTGCTGCCTGTGCCGACCGTCACATACTGGTTCTCTGCGATATCGAAGGCGCTGAAAAAGATCTGCTCGATCCTTCCGTTGCTCCTGCATTGCAGGGAATGGATATTATTGTCGAATCCCACGAATGTCTCGTAAAAGGGATCACCCGCCTGCTCATCGAGCGGTTCTCCCACTCGCACACTATCACGACTGTGGAAGACAGCGGCCAGCGCCGTCTGTCCAAAGCACCTCCATGGTTCAATAACCTTGCCCACCTCGACCAGTTGCTTGCCGTCTGGGAATGGCGATCCGGTCCAACTCCCTGGCTGGTAATGAAAGCTGCGTCACGTCATCCGGAAAGATAG